The DNA segment GGCCACGTGCAAGGCCGTCTTGCCACCCTCTACCCGGCTGCAGCCCTGGCGGTCCAGGTGGCCAGCTCTGTCATTCTGCGGGAAGGCTTGGATGGTCTTGAGGATGCGGAAGAGAATGCGGGTCCGGTTGTAGCGGACAGCCATGGCTAGGTGTGGGGCCGAggactggcagcagctgaagctttGGCTGGGCACGGCCAGGGCACTTTGAGGGAACTTAGCGAGCAGGTGCCGTGCGTAGGGCTGATGGTCGTGCACCAGCGCATACAGCAGGGCCTCTGAAGGCGAGTACAGGCTCACCTTGCCCCCATCCTCCCAGTGGAAGACCTCCATGGTTCGCATGTCCTCCAGAAACCAGACCGGCAACAGGTCCCTCACTGCCTGGTAGAAGGCGAAGGAGGACTTTTTGCACTGCTTCTGGGACTGAGCGCCGCGGCCACCGACCCACTGGACGCTCCAGGGCATGGCGGGGAACCGGGCTCCGTCGGCCGCTGCCTTTCACCCCGGCACACAGAGACCGCATCGGACTCGGACCTGGGGGAGGGTAAGGGCAGTCAGTACCGTACGGCTGGGGCTGCCCGGGTTCGCTCGCCTCCCCGCCGGCCTACGCGCCCCTCCCGCCGCCGGCGTAGCGGGGAGGCGCACACAGCGAGCCGCGGTGGCCCCGCTGCGCCGGACAACACCGCCGGTGCAGTAGACACC comes from the Indicator indicator isolate 239-I01 chromosome 4, UM_Iind_1.1, whole genome shotgun sequence genome and includes:
- the ANKRD9 gene encoding ankyrin repeat domain-containing protein 9, which translates into the protein MPWSVQWVGGRGAQSQKQCKKSSFAFYQAVRDLLPVWFLEDMRTMEVFHWEDGGKVSLYSPSEALLYALVHDHQPYARHLLAKFPQSALAVPSQSFSCCQSSAPHLAMAVRYNRTRILFRILKTIQAFPQNDRAGHLDRQGCSRVEGGKTALHVACELVRPECLLLLLGHGASPCLQDSAGNTPLDTLLQQIAHMPAANMRAKLLCLDCLFFFVPQDFQFTMKQQLLDNCQWWQDLLGENRFQCLVGLVPPSLFVAAMRVLIRTISPEHFPEALDDLPLPQFLKPLDLKLEI